One Nicotiana sylvestris chromosome 12, ASM39365v2, whole genome shotgun sequence genomic window carries:
- the LOC138883540 gene encoding uncharacterized protein, which translates to MEVFEESKCTLEQQLKVLTSELAVEKASSNQADKDKNILETSFAEQLYKATEEIRGLKASLNEKEVYVGELVQTLTQTQEDLRVSSDKVRFLESSLSPLQSSYDVALAEREELKSKIDQWERVYEALKDKTAIEVSWDIFNTRHDTLVEASQEGFNLDAELAKIKETIEKTQQNQSFSSPTADTPQYVEANLGAVDVPAPSDQIEPSVADDVV; encoded by the coding sequence ATGGAAGTTTTTGAAGAAAGCAAATGTACCTTAGAGCAACAGTTGAAGGTCTTGACTTCAGAGTTGGCAGTTGAAAAAGCTTCTTCCAATCAGGCAGACAAGGATAAGAATATCCTTGAGACATCTTTTGCCGAACAACTTTACAAAGCCACCGAAGAGATCAGAGGATTGAAGGCCTCGTTGAACGAGAAAGAAGTTTATGTAGGTGAACTTGTTCAGACACTCACTCAGACCCAAGAAGATCTCCGTGTGTCTTCTGATAAGGTCAGATTTTTGGAGAGTTCACTTTCCCCTTTGCAATCTTCTTATGATGTTGCTTTGGCTGAGAGGGAGGAGCTCAAGAGTAAAATTGATCAATGGGAAAGAGTCTACGAGGCTCTTAAGGACAAAACTGCTATTGAAGTGAGTTGGGATATTTTTAACACACGCCATGATACCCTTGTGGAGGCTAGCCAAGAGGGTTTTAACTTGGACGCTGAGTTAGCTAAGATAAAAGAAACCATTGAGAAAACTCAGCAAAACCAAAGTTTTTCTTCTCCTACGGCTGATACTCCCCAGTACGTTGAAGCTAATCTTGGTGCGGTGGATGTCCCAGCGCCTTCAGACCAAATCGAGCCTTCTGTTGCTGATGATGTTGTTTAA